A genomic segment from Bradyrhizobium sp. ISRA430 encodes:
- a CDS encoding class I SAM-dependent methyltransferase: MSDDVSDGWADSASAWILEQGEDGDYGRRFVLDAPMRARIEGRGFGRALDVGCGEGRFCRIMQRAGIATTGIDPTEALLARARQMDPHGDYRQGRAETMDVDASFDLVVSYLSLIDMPDLRPAIANMVAALRPGGTLLIANLTSFNTAGQPDGWTRDGEDVLRFSIDHYMDERPIWVAWRGIRIQNWHRPLSTYMTLLLDHGLQLRLFIEPEPTGGAPEQIARHRRVPYFHIMEWQKPV; the protein is encoded by the coding sequence ATGAGCGACGATGTCAGCGACGGCTGGGCCGATTCCGCGTCTGCATGGATCCTGGAGCAGGGTGAGGATGGCGACTATGGCCGCCGCTTCGTGCTGGACGCGCCGATGCGGGCGCGGATCGAGGGACGCGGCTTCGGCCGCGCGCTTGATGTCGGCTGCGGTGAGGGGCGCTTCTGCCGCATCATGCAGCGCGCCGGCATCGCCACTACCGGCATCGATCCGACCGAGGCGCTGCTCGCCCGCGCCAGACAGATGGACCCGCATGGCGACTATCGTCAGGGGCGCGCCGAGACGATGGATGTCGATGCATCCTTCGATCTGGTCGTCAGCTATCTCAGTCTGATCGACATGCCGGATCTCAGGCCTGCGATCGCGAACATGGTGGCGGCGCTGCGCCCGGGCGGCACACTCCTGATCGCCAACCTGACGAGCTTCAACACCGCAGGTCAGCCGGACGGCTGGACGCGCGACGGCGAGGACGTCTTGCGCTTCTCGATCGATCACTACATGGACGAACGGCCGATCTGGGTCGCCTGGCGCGGCATCCGGATCCAGAACTGGCACCGTCCGCTCAGCACTTATATGACGCTGCTGCTCGATCACGGCCTCCAGTTGCGCCTGTTCATAGAGCCCGAGCCTACCGGCGGCGCGCCCGAGCAAATCGCCCGCCATCGCCGCGTACCGTACTTCCACATCATGGAGTGGCAGAAGCCGGTTTGA